From a single Deltaproteobacteria bacterium genomic region:
- a CDS encoding PPOX class F420-dependent oxidoreductase, translating into MKLDEFIYKLCTEGKNFAAVATVMPDGSPHVSLVWVDSDGEHIIINTAEGRLKPENIRRDNRVAVSVFDAENPYKQAMVQGVVVEDTHEGAEEHINRMAKKYLGVDEYPHGGPDEKRVIFKIKPESVFKLT; encoded by the coding sequence ATGAAACTAGATGAATTCATTTACAAGCTGTGCACTGAGGGGAAAAACTTCGCCGCAGTCGCAACAGTGATGCCCGACGGCTCGCCTCATGTGAGTCTCGTCTGGGTGGACTCGGACGGGGAGCATATAATTATCAACACCGCGGAAGGACGCCTTAAGCCCGAGAATATCAGACGCGACAACAGGGTCGCCGTATCTGTTTTCGACGCCGAAAATCCCTATAAACAGGCAATGGTACAGGGAGTAGTCGTTGAGGATACCCACGAGGGGGCGGAAGAGCATATTAACCGTATGGCTAAAAAATATCTGGGCGTGGACGAATATCCTCATGGCGGGCCCGACGAGAAAAGGGTTATATTTAAGATTAAGCCCGAGAGTGTTTTCAAGCTCACGTGA